Sequence from the Bubalus kerabau isolate K-KA32 ecotype Philippines breed swamp buffalo chromosome 17, PCC_UOA_SB_1v2, whole genome shotgun sequence genome:
caggggctggggtgggtgggggtctcCCGAGGAAAAGGTAGGAGGGTCTGTTTGCGGGGAGAGTTGAGGCCTTCAGGGAGAACGGAGCAGAGCTGGAGGGGAGGCTCTGATGGGTGGGTTCTCGGTATCCCACGGAAAAAAACCGAGATGGGTGAGCTCTGGTACTAGAGATGGGTGATCTTGAATAGGAAAGCTGAGGCAAGTCTGAGAGAGATCCCGGATCCCGGAGAAGGGTCCTCGGATGCGCGGGGGCTCAGGAGAGAGGCTGGGGAGTTGGGGGGCCGTGCAGGGGGGTGCGCCCGAAGTCTGGGGTCAAGTCTTCGCGGGAGTCGGGTTTGCGGTTCCTGATGGCTGGTCCGGAATGGGGGTGCCTGGGGAATGCCGTATAGGCGGCAGGGAGGGAGCAAGCCTCCGAGGCGGTGGCGGGGGCTGCTGCTGTCTGGGGTCCTCAGGTCCTGCCTCGCGGAGCAGCGCTGCGCGTTGCGGTCCCCGCGCCTTCGGCTCCCAGAGGCAGCGGAAAAGTCTcaaaactttttttcctcttctcccaaCCAGCTCGTCCCTCCTCccgctcctcctcccctcctccccgcagtggcggcggcggcggcggcggcgggggcggcggcggcggctcgtcTCAGACTCTGGGGCCTCGGGCTGCTCTTCGGCCCCGCGGGCGGCTGCGAGCCCGGGGGGTGCCCCGGAGGGGCGTCCCCCCCTGCCCCCGGCCGGGGGCCTCGCTGTCTGGCGGATCCgcggtgggaggagggaggtgggacggcCTGGGGCGCGAAGGGCGGCGGCAGCTGGGACCGGCAGGGGCGGCGGGGGTTTTTGAAGCCGCCCCGGCCCCACCCAGGAAgcgcgcggggcgggggcggcccTCAGGGGGAGGGCACGGGGGGGCCGGGCCATGGTCCGCATCTTGCGTGGGCGGGCTCCAAGGGGGGTCCCTTTAGCCCGGGGGGAGGGGGCGGACACCCGGCTCCGCCCCACCAACAGGGTGCTGCCTCCTGGCGGTCGAGCGCCACCGAAGCGGGCGGCAGTGATGCGTGTGGCTTTGAGGACTGGGCCGGGGGTCAGCGAGAGCATAAAGACCTACGTAGTGCGCAAGGCTAAAAGAATGGGGACGCAGAATACAGGGGCTCCGAGGTGAACCGCCTCGAGTGGAGAGTGGGAAACCGGGGCAGAGGGGAAGAGGGTCAGCCAGAAGCTAAGGAGCCACTGGGGAAAGGGGCACAGGGCAGGGGGAACCCCCAAGGAGTGGGGGCCCTTAAGAGCATCACCCAGAGTAGGGAAGGGGGTCAGACGCTGAGGCAGAGGGCAAGGGAAGGGGGCTTGAGGAGGAGAGTAACAGTAGGAGGAATCCCCCTACCCCTGGCCCACGTCTGACACATGAAGGTCAAAAAAGCACCCACACTTGAAAAGCACCACACCTTTATTGAGCCCTTCCATGTGCCAGCAGCTTCTCTGCACCCAACCCCTGTGAGCCCACACACCTgctgcccccattttacagatgggaaaactggaacTGGGAGTGGCAGCCACTGGGCTTGAGGCGCTAGTCAGGTTAGAAGCTGCACCAGCCTTGGCTGGGTCAAGGCATACAGTCTCCAAAGCCCATGCTTCTGACCACTGCACCATCCTTCCCCTTATGGGGTGTCCCAAGATATGACTGGGGGCCAGCCATCCTTATAGGCTCCTTCAGCATTCAACCCCATAGTGATCAAAGTGGCGCAGCAGCAGGCTCAGCTCAAGGTGCACGGTGCCCCCGGAGGTGGTGTGCAGGCGATAGCGGTCAGCCCCACTGTAGATGGCATCTCCGTGCAGCAGCTGAGGCCCGCCACCCACGAAGGCCCTCGCCAGCTGCTCTCGCCAGCTGCCCAGGGGTCGCCACGTGGGGCAGTCCAGCTGGTGGGTGCCTGGACTGCTGGGCACATGGCAAAAGCCATAGCCTGCAAGCTGGCAGCGGCCGAAGCTGTCCTGGGACCACACCTGGAGATGGAGCCGGGGCCAGCCTGCAGgataggagggagggaggaaaggtaAAGGGGGACAGCCCAGCCTCTTGCTCCTGAAGAACCCAGGCCCAGTGCTTCCCTGCCAGGTTTCtgccccaccctcctcctctGGACCACCACAGAGCAGCcaaagggatctttctgaacccAGGTTcttcctctgctcaaaacccttccATGATTCCCTAATGCTCTCAGTATAAAGTCCAACCCACTAGACCCGTGAGGTCTGGCCTCTGTTGAATTCTCTGTTGGCCTCCTCCTCTGTATCCCCACCTCTGGGGAGCCCAGTCCCCAGGTGAGGGTGTTGGGCCTTGTCCTGgatgcctccttccttccctccccatggCCACACCCTGTCCTCTTTCCTGGCCTCAGGGCGTTCTTTCTTGCCTTCTCATCTTTCACCTGGCAGCTGGAAgcatctttctctcctttccataGATTTCCCAGTTCCTCACTCAAGATACAGTTCAGCTCCTCACCCTATAGGCAAAGTGCTTGGGAGATCCAGCCCCATTTCACCCTCCTTTCTGAGTCTCTCTGAGCTTGGCCCTGTTCTAGAAgctggggatacagcagtgaacaggGCAGACAAAAATTTCTGCCCTTGTGCAGCTGACATCTTAGACAACCAACACAGTAAATACGCAAATTATAGGGTATGTCAGATGGTGATAACTGCTCTGGAGAAAAATAAGCTGGGTAGGGTGGGAGTAGGCATGCAGTTTTAGAAGGCGGTGATCAAGAAAAAATTTACTGAGAAGGTGACATCGGAGGGAATGCCTAAAGGAGGGAAGAGACTGGGGGCTATATGGCTATCTAGGAAAGAGTGCTCCCAGCACAGGGGACAgctagtgcaaaggccctgaggtgggagctGCCTGGTGGGACTGATGTGGCTGGAGCAGATGGGGAAGGGGAGACAGAATCAGATCAAGCAGGGCCCTGTCCTTCCATGGTAAGGCTTTGCCTTTTACCTTGAGTGATGTGGGGACCACAGAGGGTCCTAAGCAGAGGAGGAATGTGGCCTGACTTAGGTGTTCACAGGAGGGACACCTCAGTAAAGACTCTATGGTAACAGCAGAGTGAgaggtgatgggggtggggggagtgatgACATTCAGGATGCATTCCAAAGGTGGAGCTAATGGGATTTCCtaatagaatgagaaaagaaaCGGCAAGGGTATTTGGGATCCTTAAGAGCTGAAAGAACTGTGGCCTGCCTCACCTTCCAATCCAGCACCCATGAGGCAGCCAGagggatcttttctttttttttttttaattgcaatctttttttgtttgtttgtttgtttggctgcatcaagtctcagttgtggcacatgggatttcTGTTGCGGCACTagggctccagagcccacagACTCAGTAGTCATGTGGAcccagctgccccacagcatgtgagatcttagttccctgaccagggattgaacctatctcccctgcattggaaggtggatcctcaacccctggaccaccagggaagtccccagagggatcttttaaaagcaaaatctgACTTGTCAATCACCTGCTCTGGCTCCCCAGATATGGCCTCCACTCTGTGGCCTGGCATTGAAGATCCTGCAGGGCCTGTTCCCTGTCCCCTGCCACATCACCCCTTGTAGTCTCCCTGCTCACCCTCCATCCTCCAAATACCCCTGACTCACCTTCCCCCTTGACCCTTCCACACATGGCTTTCTGCCCAGAACCCTCTTCCATCTTTCCATTTTAATGGCTCCTACTGACTCTTCACAGCAAAGCTAAACattccccctcctccaggaagccctccctgaacTCCCCAGCAGAGTAAGGCACCTCCTTTGGGCTCCCAGAGTCCTTCAGGATCCCTCATCCAGGCCTGCCCACTCTGGGTTGCCACTCAGGATAGCTCTTTCTCTCCCTAGAGATGATCTGTATGGGAAAAGAGCTGGGCTAGCAGGGGCTGTCTCATCACTGACATCTCCTTGGCCCCCTCTGACACAGGGCAGGTACTCAGTAACTATTATTTATATGATAGAAATATATGGCATATTTATCTAGACCATTTCCTGGAATCTACTCCTTTCTAATGACACAAATATTCCTCCAGAAAAGGTTTTCTGATACCCCTCCTCTCTCACACATTCATTTACTCTCTGAGCAGCAGAAAAACCCTGCTTGCAGAACAGCCACTAGCCTTTACCTCTGTCTCTCTCATAACCCTCTCCCAgcttcctccttttttcttttttcggcTGAGCCAAGTATtgtgtgggaccttagttcccctaccagggatcaaacccaggccccctgcactggaagcgcagcatcttaacccctggacctccaggaagTGCCTCCCAGCTTCCTTCTGATGGAAGATTCTCTTGCTTTGTCTCTGTGAAAGCCACGTCTCTCTCCCCCCACACGCCCCTTGACCTTGCCCCCTTCACCCTGGCCTCTGCCCTGGTTCTAACAAACTCTAGAGCTGGCCTGGGGAGGTTTCAGCTCAGCCTCTCCAGGGCCAAGTCTGGTCAGGAAAGGgacccaaaggcacaggaagCAGGGCCAGCACTTGGTGGTTCCAGTTCTGGTAGCATGGGGGTGCTGCTAACCCACCTCCAGTTAGTCTAGCCTGAGGCCCAGGCTGGGAACCCACCTTGAAGGCCTTTGGTGGCGAAGTGCAGGTCGATGGGGTGGGACCAGTAGGCCATGTCCCCTATCTGGGGGGTGTCCACCTGTGTTTGGCCCTCCCGCACACCTGACAGGAGCTTCCATGCTGCCCCTGCAAGTGAGAGCCAGGACATGGATGAGGTCAGGGCGAGGGGCAGGAGACAGTCCTCAGGAAGGGGATCCCACTGTGGCTGCAGGACCCCCTTTCTCCCTCGAACcgggggggggtggtggtcaaGGGTTGCAAAGTGTAGATTCTGGAGCCAAATGTCTAGATTTAAATCCTGGCACTATTTCTTCCTGCCTATGCAACCTTGGGCTTGTTActttctctgcctccatcttcccaTCTGTAAGGTGGGTATAATAATAATGCATCCCTCACAGGTTTGTGagatgattaaatgaattaatacacacGAAGCACTAAGAAGTGTCCATGGCATAGTGCCTGCTGAATAAGTGTTGGGTATCcctttgatgctgctgctgctactaagtcgcttcagtcgtgtccaactctgtgcgaccccatagacggcagcccaccaggctctcctgtccctgggattctccaggcaagaatactggagtgggttgccatttccttttccaatgcatgaaagtgaaaagtgaaagtgaagtcgctcagtcttgtcagactcttagcgaccccatggactgcagcctaccaggctcctccatccatgggattttccaggcaagagtgctggagtggggtgccattgccttctccgggtatcACTTTATTATATTACTATTCTCATTCCACATTTAGAGGCCCTAGTCCGAGGACCAAGATGGGGCCAAGGGTGTCCTTCATGAACAAAAGAACAGAGCATATCGTGAAAGGTGCATCGTTATAGCAATCCTACCGAGGGTGACAGTCACAGCAAAAATGCACTGAGTGCTTACCAAATGCCAGACGCTGTGCTAAGCGCTCTAGTAATGAATTCATTTAATCCGCCTTCTGGGACTCttaatccccaccccaccccctgcttaCAGATTCTCCTCCATAGCCCACAGGCCCTGCAAGGCCTGGcctgtgccctgccccctccccgcccccacccaccaCCTTCCTGAGCTCATCTCTCATCACTTTCCTCATTCCTCACCACTCTCTGGCCTCACTGGTTCTATTTTTGTTCCACtcttcagggcctttgcactggctgttcccttTGCCTAGAAAACCCTGCTCCTGGATGtccccagactttttttttttcatacttcagGGATCAGCTCAAGTGCTACTTTCACAGAGGTGTTCTCTCTCACCCTCCTATCCCCAAACTAACCAGTCCCTCTCACATCATCTCTCAGCTCATCTCTTCCTAGGACCTAGTACACGATCTCTAATCATTGGACTCATGTCtttatctgtttgtttattcTCTGTCTCCCCTACTGTGAGCCCCAAGAGAGCACGGATCTCATAAAGTACTGGATCCCTAGGACCGCAAACCCAGATCTTGGTACACAGAAGGTGCTCGATACATGTTTGCTGGACAAAGAAATGATCCTAGGAGGTGGAGGCTAATACAATCCTATTCttacaggtaaagaaacagaCTCTGAGAAGGAATGGCACTTGGCCATTCATTCCACAAACCTTTACTGAATACCTTCTCTGTGCTAAGCACTGTTCTCCACGCTGGGCCTACAGCAGGACCGAAGCAGACCAAATCCCACAGTGGAGCTAATTCAAATggagttctgttttgtttctggtttgtttgttatttgtttttgacCATGCCTTGAAGCACGAggggatcttagtttctcgaccagggatggaaccggtgtcccctgcagtggaagtgtggagtcttaaccacttaagtggagtcttaaccaccagggaagttcctcaaatAGAGTTCTGACTGAGAGCAGAGACCAAGCCCCTTATCTGACTGCCCCTCGGCTCTCTCTCGTGAAGAGAGAGCCTCTCCTCCCTGGCGAAGAGCCCccctgaaataataaaaatcatgttGGTTATTGCTCCCTTCTGGGCCAAGTGAGGAAAGCAACAGACCCTGAGTCAGGATTCTCACATACAAGACTTCTGACGCTGCTATGAAGGACAAATAGTCCCATTTTACGgaccaggaaactgaggctctgagagggaacagcgcttgcccagggtcacagaacTGATGAGTGGTAGGGCGATGGAAACCGAGTTGATTCCAGGCTTGTCTTATTCACTCAACTGGAGGATCCCAACTTCCCAGGGAATCTCAGCCACTAGTCTATCCACCAGTGAAATCACAAAGGAGTCTGGACCTAAAACGATGATGACGGCAATGGTCACACTCATTTCATGGACATGTATCTCTGCTAGACAACATATCCCAGGCTTAGAAACAAGAGCCCATCCAGCTGTTACACAAGCCAGGCAAGCACTTACAAGGACTTACAAATCCAGGTCCTCTTCTAAGGGCTGTTGATATTCATATAGTCCTTATAAGAACCCCATGAGGTAAATAGtgttattattcccattgtaCAGACAGGGAAATCGAGGCAAAGACaagtgcccaaggtcacataattAATAAACAGAAGATGGTTTTGAATCCAGGCAGTCTCTGCTCTTAACCTCTCAGTACTCTGCTGCCTCTTAGGTGCTGTTAGCTTCATTTTCAGACAAGGGAACAGGCTCAAAAAGGTCAAGTCCAAAGGCTCCCGATTAATAGGTAAGGGAGTTTGTATTTGAGCCCAGACTTGGTGACCCGTGGCTCTATCACACTAACCACCACCCTCTACCGCCTCTGATGGAAAGGCATGAAAACTGGGACTTCCAAGGTCCCTCTTGGGCTTATCCATCCAAGTGGATGGACTTGGATGACGATCAGAACCGGGTTCCTACGTTTTCACAGAGAAATATGAATACAGGAGGGTGGTCTCTCCTCTTAATTCCAAGATGGAAACTTCCGTTCACCTTAAGAACTCAATAAACGGAGATGGTAAAGCAAAGAATTAAGATGGAGGAGTCACCCAAGGTACCTCTAAGACAGTGAATGAAAGCCAAATAGTGTTGTTAGGGCTGTTAAATGTTTTGAGGATTGggagtgtgtgttggggggtagGTGGGTGTGTCAAGCCTATAGTCCCCTATCcttgctgtgtgtgctaagtcacttaagtcgtgtccaactctttgtgaccctatggactgtagcctaccaggctcctctgtccatgggattctccaggcaagaatattggagtgggttgccatgccctccttcaggggatcttccagacccagggatcaaacccatgtctcttatgtctcttgcattggcaggcagattctttaccactagcaccaccatggGAAGCCCTCAGGGAATGTGTATTGAGAGACTAGAACTCAAGAGTTCCCagaggtgggatgggaagggataaGAAGGGAGCCTGAGACTCGCATGAACAGAATGTGGTCAGGGGTAGGAGTCCTGAGAACTGACAGAAGCTGAGGACCAGGGACTGAGCCAAGGGGTCAAGGAAAGAAGGCGGAGCAGCTAGACTGAGAGGTTTCGGTGGGGAAATGAACCATGTCGGGGAATACCTGTGTGGACGCCCCACTTGCAGAACAGGCTACTTTCCGAGAAACCGGTGGCCCCCATGATCTGTCCGATCACGTGCACCTCAGCCATTGCCCTGAAAGGGGAAAATATAATCACAGCCTTATGAGAAAAGTGTACAATTATCTCCACCTAATAGATAGGAAGACTGAGGCCCACCAAGTAAGGAGCAATACGTGGGATTCCAAGCTAGTTTCGTCAAACCACTGAGGTTGCGGTTTCAACCATGATACTAACTGCCTCTCCAGGAGAGTCTCAGAAAAATGAGGGGCGAGAAACGGACTCTACAAAGAGCTGGCGCGTAACTCAGACTGCCTCTAAAATAACTTCTTCTTAGACTCAACGCCGCGGAAAGTCCCGCCCCAGGGGCCCCAATGGCTCCGCCCACAACACAAAACTCCGCCTCCCACGTTAGAtttccgccccccaccccccaagtccATGAGGCGCATGCGTCTCTGGGCGCCTTAGCCCCGCCTGTGAGTCCGCGCATGCGTTATTCCTACCCCAGAGTACCTAACGGTTAAGAGAGGCGAGAACGCTGGCAGGGATTGGAGTTCATGGGCCTGACCTGTCCCTCTCTCCGCAGGCGCTGACTTCCCAGGTCTGGCTCACGCCTCTCCTAGGACCTTCCTGGCAGCGAGAGAGCTGAGGCGCAGATCTCTCCGAGACCGCGCCCGCCTTCTGCCTCCCAGGTTGTTGCTGGGGCAACGGCAGCCTCCTCCCCTGGCCTTGCACCCGCCCTGCGGGTTGCTAATTGGCCCTAGCGGCATTTTGGGGGCGGGACTGTGTTGTGATTGACATTTTCTTCCCCCCACCCGTCTCCATTTTTGGGTAAGAAGTTTCTCCAGCCACGACCCACGGTTCAGCCATTTGCGGCGTCGCCCGGTTGTGGCCATGTTGAGTGCGGCGAAGAAGTTTGAACACTGTCTGTCTCAGATATTCTCATAACAAAATAAGCAAATCCATCCATGCCCCATTACCCCTCAAACTGTCTCTCAACAGGGACCACAAGACCGACTTGAGCCAGAGCTAAGGGGGAATCTCACGAGTTTGGATGCATCCCTTTGCCTCCTAAC
This genomic interval carries:
- the B9D2 gene encoding B9 domain-containing protein 2, producing the protein MAEVHVIGQIMGATGFSESSLFCKWGVHTGAAWKLLSGVREGQTQVDTPQIGDMAYWSHPIDLHFATKGLQGWPRLHLQVWSQDSFGRCQLAGYGFCHVPSSPGTHQLDCPTWRPLGSWREQLARAFVGGGPQLLHGDAIYSGADRYRLHTTSGGTVHLELSLLLRHFDHYGVEC